A window of the Mucilaginibacter sp. cycad4 genome harbors these coding sequences:
- a CDS encoding sulfatase-like hydrolase/transferase — protein MESKLRLAEYKVLLYRLFLGYLFYFIARVLFFAFNTHLFAVDSLWALLKLCYYGMAFDTTALLYINSLFILLSVLPLTVNTRPGFQKGVAILYFVTNLFAYATNFVDIIYYRFSQVRSTKATLDVLADENNKKLLFTHFSEAYWYVIIIFILCSLCWIWLYNRVKLKPAVVRDKKVYFLSSIVSFLLILTLVIGGIRGDFAHSTRPINMVDAYKHITVPNQGDIVLNTPFAIFRTLGTNNYKLQHWTDEAYINTSIKPIKQYNTRPANKPNVVIIILESMAREYWGSMNRDVNIPGFKSYTPFLDSLSNSSLIFTNAYATGRQSIHAMSSVLAGIPSFQNAFTSSPYAKQHIQSVVSVCDSMGYQTSFFHGAANGSMGFQGFGSILGYQHYYGRTEYNDDKDFDGIWGIWDEHFFQFMGRTLGNQKQPFMATLFTLSSHDPYQLPEKYKTRFKGGPLAIDKCVQYTDNSLRIFFNYAKAQPWFNNTIFVITADHTSQTYYPEYSKQVNRFAVPILFYSANNTYNLKGVRADLASQMDIYPTLVDLIGYNKPFRSWGRSLVSNLPDEQPRVINSTGNIYQFMQGNYTYLFDGKNFTGIFAVSDKGLEKNLMAAQPNTEMQKGMQDCKALIQDYTDRIVNGKLVAR, from the coding sequence GTTTTATTTTATTGCAAGGGTATTATTCTTTGCTTTTAACACACACCTGTTTGCGGTTGATAGCTTATGGGCGCTGCTTAAGTTGTGCTACTATGGTATGGCTTTTGATACTACGGCTCTGCTTTATATTAACAGCTTGTTCATCCTGCTTAGCGTTTTACCCCTAACTGTAAATACCCGGCCCGGGTTTCAAAAGGGGGTGGCTATTCTGTATTTTGTTACTAATTTGTTCGCCTACGCTACCAACTTTGTTGATATTATTTACTATCGCTTTAGCCAGGTACGTTCAACAAAGGCAACACTCGATGTATTGGCCGACGAGAACAACAAAAAGCTGTTGTTTACCCATTTTTCGGAAGCCTACTGGTATGTGATCATCATATTTATATTATGCTCGCTTTGCTGGATCTGGTTATATAACCGGGTAAAGTTAAAACCTGCCGTGGTAAGGGATAAGAAAGTATATTTCTTATCATCTATAGTGTCGTTCCTGCTTATTCTTACTTTGGTAATTGGCGGCATCCGGGGCGATTTCGCGCACAGCACCCGGCCAATCAACATGGTTGATGCCTATAAACACATCACCGTACCTAACCAGGGTGATATTGTGCTGAACACCCCATTCGCTATTTTCCGGACACTGGGCACCAACAACTACAAACTTCAGCATTGGACTGATGAGGCTTATATCAACACCAGCATCAAACCCATAAAACAATACAACACCAGGCCTGCTAATAAACCAAATGTGGTGATCATTATACTGGAAAGCATGGCCCGCGAATATTGGGGCAGTATGAACCGTGATGTTAATATACCGGGATTTAAATCCTATACGCCGTTTTTGGATTCGCTCTCCAATAGCAGCCTTATATTTACCAATGCCTACGCAACGGGCAGGCAATCAATCCACGCCATGTCGTCGGTATTGGCAGGGATTCCCTCGTTTCAAAATGCTTTCACCTCATCGCCTTATGCCAAGCAACACATCCAGTCGGTAGTGTCGGTTTGCGATAGCATGGGGTATCAAACTTCGTTCTTTCATGGGGCAGCCAATGGGTCAATGGGCTTCCAGGGCTTCGGCAGTATTTTGGGATATCAGCACTATTACGGCCGTACAGAATATAACGATGATAAAGATTTTGATGGCATCTGGGGCATTTGGGATGAGCATTTTTTTCAGTTCATGGGGCGCACGCTGGGCAATCAGAAACAACCCTTTATGGCTACGCTGTTCACGCTATCCTCGCATGATCCTTATCAATTGCCCGAAAAATATAAAACGAGGTTTAAGGGCGGTCCGCTGGCTATTGATAAATGTGTTCAGTATACCGATAACTCGCTGCGGATCTTTTTCAATTATGCCAAAGCACAGCCCTGGTTCAATAACACCATTTTTGTGATCACTGCTGATCATACCAGTCAAACCTATTATCCCGAATACAGTAAACAGGTTAACCGTTTTGCTGTGCCGATATTGTTTTACAGCGCGAACAATACCTACAATCTTAAAGGTGTGCGTGCCGACCTGGCCTCGCAAATGGATATTTACCCAACATTGGTTGATTTGATCGGCTATAATAAGCCATTCCGCTCATGGGGCAGAAGTTTAGTAAGTAACCTGCCCGATGAACAACCACGTGTGATCAACTCAACGGGGAATATCTATCAGTTTATGCAGGGTAATTATACTTACCTGTTTGATGGTAAAAACTTCACCGGCATTTTTGCCGTGAGCGATAAAGGCCTGGAGAAAAACCTGATGGCCGCGCAACCCAACACCGAAATGCAAAAGGGCATGCAGGATTGCAAAGCGCTGATCCAGGATTATACGGATAGGATTGTGAACGGGAAACTGGTGGCGAGGTAA